The Papaver somniferum cultivar HN1 chromosome 3, ASM357369v1, whole genome shotgun sequence genome includes a region encoding these proteins:
- the LOC113356965 gene encoding F-box protein SKIP23-like yields the protein MEVDWSDLQSDLLESIARKLTIYADYIRIRAVCKKWRSVLLPKPHQLPCQLPWLMLRSGSRSETRRGFFNITENKVHRLKLPEAQRRRCCGSSQGWLVLIEHSPIILLLNPLTRTQFQLPPLTTFPNVLDFNIHKVGKEYLLQVSSDGSQYTRNLNEMRILFIKKVILSSRPTSVTDNYIAVAILNETWELAFCKKGIESWTMIDDARSYCEDVIYYKSLFYAVNKKGSLAICDVNGIAPLVTLMSPVLPFSVSNADVLYLVASSGELLLVTRYLDLVNDPLLEFASYKTVGFNVFELDVSSIPKWVEVKSLGDQMLFLGTNSSLCLLASEFSGCQGNSIYFTNDYSEANDEGIHGNHDSGVFNMGDRSIEALPYCTTGYDWSFLPPPVWLTPNPW from the coding sequence ATGGAAGTTGATTGGTCTGATCTTCAATCTGATTTGCTAGAGTCCATAGCCAGAAAATTGACAATCTATGCTGATTACATCAGAATCCGAGCAGTCTGTAAAAAGTGGCGATCAGTTCTATTACCTAAACCTCATCAGTTACCTTGTCAACTTCCATGGTTAATGCTTCGTTCGGGATCGCGTAGTGAAACCCGTCGTGGTTTCTTCAATATAACAGAAAACAAAGTTCATCGTTTGAAATTACCAGAGGCACAACGAAGGCGATGCTGTGGGTCTTCACAAGGATGGCTTGTGTTAATAGAACATAGCCCAATTATCCTTCTTTTGAACCCGCTCACAAGAACTCAATTTCAGCTTCCACCACTGACAACTTTCCCAAATGTATTGGATTTCAACATTCACAAGGTAGGCAAAGAGTATCTTCTCCAAGTTTCATCGGACGGAAGTCAATATACACGGAACTTGAATGAAATGCGAATTTTGTTcattaagaaagtcattttatcTTCAAGACCTACTTCGGTCACCGACAATTACATAGCGGTTGCAATTCTTAATGAAACATGGGAATTGGCCTTCTGCAAGAAGGGAATTGAATCATGGACAATGATAGATGATGCTCGATCTTACTGTGAAGATGTTATCTATTACAAAAGCCTATTCTACGCCGTAAACAAGAAAGGATCTCTCGCAATTTGTGATGTTAATGGTATTGCTCCGCTAGTGACACTAATGTCACCAGTATTGCCCTTCTCTGTTTCTAATGCTGATGTGCTATATTTGGTTGCTTCATCTGGTGAATTATTACTAGTTACAAGGTATCTTGACCTTGTAAATGATCCTTTGCTCGAATTTGCGTCCTATAAAACAGTTGGTTTCAATGTTTTCGAATTAGATGTTAGCTCAATTCCCAAATGGGTTGAGGTAAAAAGTTTAGGCGATCAAATGTTGTTCTTGGGTACAAATTCGTCATTGTGTTTATTAGCTTCTGAGTTTTCAGGATGCCAAGGGAATTCTATATATTTCACAAATGACTACTCCGAAGCTAACGACGAAGGAATACATGGGAACCATGACTCGGGCGTGTTCAATATGGGAGATCGTAGTATTGAAGCATTACCATATTGTACTACTGGCTATGACTGGTCGTTTTTGCCTCCTCCTGTATGGCTTACACCTAACCCATGGTAA
- the LOC113359789 gene encoding cold-regulated 413 inner membrane protein 1, chloroplastic-like yields MLSLALCNPNPQFHLHSYNKNNLSNSQLIRSQHQPKQNLKLGLPFSSSSLSLNGNQNPLKFNTNNKNQLMRKRNGKSLGAVCYQSTASLLAPPNLQWVCVIASAVLMVVKGTAIPKSVLVPLFILQAPREIFNWIKGEYGVWTIFAALVFKLFYYIPSQLELPLYAMLFVIASPYQVTNLRGTEAGSLISLCIAGFLAFQHFRGVGDVKKGFEQNSILATVGIICITLAPLLLLVGSRV; encoded by the coding sequence ATGTTGTCTCTTGCACTCTGCAACCCAAACCCACAATTTCATCTCCACTCTTACAACAAGAATAATCTCTCTAATTCTCAGTTGATTAGATCACAACACCAACCAAAACAAAATCTAAAACTAGGGttacccttttcttcttcttcattgtcactCAATGGCAACCAAAACCCCCTTAAATTTAACACCAATAATAAGAATCAGTTGATGAGAAAGAGAAATGGAAAATCACTTGGAGCAGTTTGTTACCAGTCAACTGCTTCATTGTTGGCTCCTCCAAACCTTCAATGGGTTTGTGTAATTGCTTCAGCAGTTTTAATGGTTGTCAAAGGAACTGCAATTCCAAAATCAGTTCTTGTTCCTTTGTTTATCTTACAAGCACCTAGAGAGATCTTTAATTGGATCAAGGGTGAATATGGTGTTTGGACAATTTTCGCGGCTCTTGTCTTTAAACTGTTTTATTATATTCCATCACAATTGGAATTACCCCTTTATGCAATGTTGTTTGTGATTGCTTCTCCTTATCAAGTAACTAATCTAAGAGGAACCGAAGCTGGTTCTCTTATTTCTTTGTGCATTGCAGGGTTCCTGGCTTTTCAGCATTTCAGAGGGGTAGGAGATGTAAAGAAAGGATTTGAGCAAAATTCTATTCTTGCTACTGTTGGTATTATCTGTATCACTCTTGCTCCATTGTTGCTTTTGGTTGGATCAAGAGTATGA